A window from Esox lucius isolate fEsoLuc1 chromosome 16, fEsoLuc1.pri, whole genome shotgun sequence encodes these proteins:
- the inhbb gene encoding inhibin beta B chain, with protein MRTYNLTLACIIACILSIRCTLGTTGTDTTGAETQSLAQESCASCGMPEASERVDIDLLEAVKRHILDRLQMRERPNITHPIPKAAMVTALRRLHAGKVREDGRFEIPNLDGQAAYSNEVQQETSEIISFAESDAPASSQASKSSLYFLISNEGSPNLYVSQANLWLYFRLLPSGQEKGSRRKVTVKIHYQEAGSGGAAGAGGGTGPGGRWALVEKRVDLKRSGWHTFPLSEAVRAVFDTGSRRQDLEVRCDGCEASNVVPVLVDPGDPSHRPFLVVRARQVEGKHRIRKRGLECDGRSGGLCCRQQFYIDFRLIGWNDWIIAPAGYYGNYCEGSCPAYMAGVPGSASSFHTAVVNQYRMRGMSPGSVSSCCIPTKLSTMSMLYFDDEYNIVKRDVPNMIVEECGCA; from the exons atgagaacATATAACCTCACATTGGCTTGTATAATTGCTTGCATACTTTCAATCCGTTGTACCTTGGGGACAACTGGAACGGACACTACGGGTGCAGAGACTCAATCCCTAGCGCAGGAGTCGTGCGCGTCGTGCGGGATGCCGGAGGCTTCAGAACGGGTGGACATAGATCTTTTAGAAGCGGTCAAGAGGCACATATTGGACAGGTTACAAATGAGAGAAAGACCCAACATCACTCATCCTATCCCAAAGGCGGCAATGGTGACAGCACTGAGGCGGCTTCACGCGGGTAAAGTACGGGAAGACGGGAGGTTTGAGATCCCCAATCTGGATGGCCAGGCTGCCTATAGTAACGAAGTGCAACAAGAGACGTCAGAGATAATCAGCTTCGCTGAATCAG ATGCGCCGGCTTCATCTCAAGCCTCTAAGTCCAGCCTCTACTTCCTCATCTCTAATGAAGGAAGCCCGAACCTGTATGTTTCCCAGGCGAACCTGTGGCTCTACTTCAGGCTGCTGCCTTCCGGCCAGGAGAAAGGCTCTCGGCGGAAAGTCACAGTGAAGATTCATTACCAGGAAGCAGGAAGCGGTGGCGCAGCTGGAGCCGGGGGAGGAACCGGGCCGGGGGGTCGGTGGGCTCTGGTGGAGAAGCGCGTGGACCTAAAGCGCAGCGGCTGGCACACCTTCCCCCTGTCGGAGGCCGTGAGGGCCGTGTTCGATACAGGAAGCCGGCGCCAGGACCTGGAGGTCCGCTGTGATGGCTGCGAGGCTTCCAACGTGGTCCCTGTCTTGGTGGACCCCGGCGACCCGTCGCACAGGCCTTTTCTGGTGGTCCGGGCAAGGCAGGTTGAAGGGAAGCACCGCATCCGGAAGAGGGGGCTGGAGTGCGACGGTAGAAGCGGAGGCCTGTGCTGCCGACAGCAATTCTACATCGACTTCCGCCTCATCGGCTGGAACGACTGGATCATTGCACCCGCGGGTTACTACGGTAACTATTGCGAGGGGAGCTGCCCGGCGTACATGGCCGGGGTACCGGGGTCGGCGTCGTCGTTCCACACAGCGGTGGTCAACCAGTACCGGATGAGGGGCATGAGCCCCGGCTCGGTCAGTTCCTGTTGCATCCCGACCAAGCTCAGCACCATGTCCATGCTGTACTTCGATGACGAGTATAACATTGTAAAACGAGACGTGCCCAATATGATAGTGGAGGAGTGTGGCTGTGCCTGA